The sequence TTGTTTATTAAAATCTTTAGATTGTATAATTTGCTGAAATTCATTGAGTTTGGGGGTGGCATAAGGCAATGGACGATAGCCTGAAGTTAAAGTTCCAGTCAAGTCATCGTATTGTAATAAATCGGGAAACATCGCTGCTCCATCAGGCTTAAACACTAAAGAACTTTGTATAGAATCGAACTGCAAAGGGATTTCGACTTGTCCGTTTGGGTCTGCCTGAAGATTTTTAAGGACAAATGCGCTGCTGTGATTGAGTTGAGCATTATTGCGCATTCCGTCGGCAATGGTACGAACAAACCCCGCCGTTGGCAACACATTGAGTATTTGGTGCATACTGCCTTTAATCGCGTCAAGGGTTTCTGGGTCTAACAGTGGTTTTTGGTCTTGGGTTTGGGCTTCTTTTAAAGAATCTAATTGTTGATTAAATGCCTCTTGATGAGTACTTTGTGTGGGGATATGGGTATTTTGTTGCAAAGCGGCAACCATGGCGGCAGGCTGCTGCAATAGGTCGGTGGCCGATGCGCTGTTGCTGAGTTTTCTGGCAGTTTCTCTGGCGAGTGCATCGGGCTTTTTCAGTTCAATTTTGGGCAAAGTATAAGCCTGAGCCAACTGATTATAACTTTGCGAAAGGGAGTGAATACTTTCTCGGTTTTGTGCCATAAAATCAGCCACTTCAGGTTGTTCTTGTTGTGTTTGCAACTGTTGCAACAAATAAGAGGCTTTGAGTATAAGCATTTGTTTGTCAGGACTATCTTTGAATGTTTCCGTGATTTGTGGGAATTGGGTTTGCGCTGTTGTGAGGTCAAAATCAGCTAAAAGATTAGCCATCATTGGCTGACTTGATAATTGGTTCAGTTGGTCGGCTATTTCTGCCAAAGCAGCATCTCTAAGGGCAAGATTTTCTGCGTTTTGTGCTTTATTTTGTGCGTCTTGCCTGTCATTTTCACTGATTACCTGTTTTTCTGCGGATATTTCATTTTGATTGTTTATTTCTCTTTTGTCATTTTCATATTGCAAGAGCAAGGAACTTTTAATAGCTGCCCCCAAATCGGATTGTGCATCAGGCAAAGGGCTTGGTAAAAAATGGGCAGCAATAACGGCTTGTAAGGTTTTGAACATAGCCGTTTGGTTCAAATCAGGAATTTTATCCGCGTCTAAAAATTGTAATAATGCTTGCGCTTGTTGTTTTTCGCTGGGGTCTGCAAACTGCTCTTGAAGGTTTTGACTGACCAAAATATCAGTCTTTGGCAGATGCTGTTCTAGACTGTCTTGCGGAATAATTCAGGTTTCTAATCCCATTACGATATTGGCAGTAAGTGAAACATTATCAGTATATTGACCGCTTGGTAGAATACAAAATAAGGAGATGGCTAACAAGCACATCTCCTTGACATTTACGGTGTTTGGTTTCTGGTGAGAATATTTTATTTGTTTACTTTTGTAAGTTGGGCAGCAATACCTTGGGCAATTTTTGCTTGCTTTGCAGACAATTCAGCTTGTTGAGCGGACTTCTCCGCTTGTTTGGCAGATTCTTCGGATTTTTGCTTGGTAAGAGCGAGTTCTTTAGCAGACTTTTCTGCTTTCGCTTTTGAAGCGGCAATCAAGCTGTCGAGTTTGGCGATTACGATGTTTTTAGGAGGGTTTGTACCTGCTGCAAGAGCAGTGTTATCTCCCTTGATGGGAGAATTAGAAGCAGTAACGGGGGCGGCCGTGTGGTTTTGGGTTTGACCCAAAGCCTCATTGCCCATCAGAGCAAGGACAGCCAACGGAATAATGAAATAAGTTTTCATTTTTTTGTGAAGTTGATAAATTGAGTATGAACCAAGTAATGCAAATACATTCAACTTCCTTTTGAATTATTTGCAATGTTTATAATGATTTTTGATAAAATATCAAGTGCAAATTGCAAAAAAGTAGTGATTATCAACTATCAAAACCTTGTAAGATACAAGGTGCGAACTTGTATTTTACAAGGTTTGTTTTTATGAAAAAAAACGATTATTTTTAAGTCAAAATATCATCAAAACTATGCAGAAAGTAGGCGAAAGAATCAGAAAGTTACGCGAACTTCGTAATTATACACAAGAATATATTGCAGATAAATTAGAAATCAGTCAGCAACAGTATTCTAATATAGAAAAGGGATTATTTGACATTTCCTTAAAGAAATTATATAAAATTTCTGAAGTTTTGGAAGTTTCTCCTGCTACTATTTTGGAATTTGACGCACAAGTTATTTTCAATAACTATGCAGAGAAATCTCATCAAAATAATAAACCTATTTACTATTCAATTGATGAAAAAATAGAAAATCTTTATAAAGATAAAATTAAATTGCTTGAAGAAAAGATATTGTGGTTAGAAAAGCAAAATAAGGGACAATAAAAGAAACCCAATGGTTACTCGGTCGGATATTTTGGCGATTACCTATCGAGTATCGCAGCTTCCTGATAGCGATGCTGCCACTACTTTGCCCATTGGGCAAACCATTCCTGCGGAGTTTTTTGAAGTTATCCAAACTGCTTTTCTGTTGCATACCCAAAGCATTGATAAACAGTTATCTAATAAGAATATCAGCACCACAAAACGCTATCAGCTGCTTGCATACAGGGGTTTTAATTATCAAGAATTTTTGACATTATGGGATAAATCTATTCCTGTGGAAAACACCAAACTTCACCCTATTTTTGAGGTTTTGATGTTGGCTACACAAGCCCAACGAAAAGCGTTTATCTCTTCTTATCAACCTGATGAAATTTCCTACATTCAAGCACTTATTCAGCTCCATTCGCCGATTATTCCCCTCTTTTTTTATCCTTTGCCTGCTCGTTTGTTAGTAGGCAATTTAATGAAACATACCTATATTTCTGGACAAAGTGGTTCGGGTAAATCCGAAATAATGAAGCTGATTTGGTACGGATTACAAACAAAAAGCAGCGGAAAAGAAAACGGAAAATATAGTTTGGTTTTTATTGACCCACACGGTGATATTTCTCGTGAATTATTGGCACTACATTTGAATTTAGAAGAAAAAGAAAGGCTTATTTTTTTTGACCCTTTTTTGAGTAATGATAAATTTCCTGTATTAAATCCCTTAGAAACCAATAATAAAAGTCTTTCTTTTGTCGATACTTTGGCGCAAAGTATTAGTAGTGCTTTACAGGAACTTTGGCCTTCTGCCGAAATGACTTTGCAAATGCAAACGCTTTTAATTCCTTGCATTGCAACTCTTTTATTAGACGAAAATAGAAGCCTGAAAGACCTACAAAATTTCATGCAAAATGACCCTGCTTTGTTGGCCTTAGGCAAACAAAGTCCCTTTCCCGCGCATCGCCAATTCTTTGAAACGGCCTTTTTGAACAAAAGTTATGAGCATACCAAAGCAGGGATTTATACCAGAATCCAATCTTTGCTCAATAACGCGGGATTTTATCGCGCTACCACAGGCCGCAGTACGGTTCATCTGGAAAAAGCCATCAATGAAGGGAAAATAATCATTGTGCGTTTTACCAAAGACAAGGGCGAGGAGGCCAGTCGTGCTTTCAATAAACTGCTGATTGCCAGACTTCAAAGCATTGTGCTGAGTAGATCCGACCAAGTCAAAGAACAGAGAAAATCGTGTTTTCTATTCATTGATGAGTTCCAAAATTACCTGAGTCCGAGTATTGGGCTGATTTTGGAAGAAAGCAGAAAGTTTGGGTTGCATTTAGTGATTGCCAACCAAAATTTAGGACAAATCAGTGATACCAGACTTTTGCGCACCATTTTATCCAACACGTTTACCAAGATAGTGGGGGCAAACGGATTTAAGGATTTAAAGGATTTTTCTGCTGAAATTGGGGTGAAAGTAACGCAGTTACAGCAATTGCCGCCATACAAATTTTATTGTAAGTCAGGTACTAACCCCGCTTTTGTGTTTGACCCTGCGGCCTTTTTGGTCGGTCATCAACCACCGTTCTTTTTGGACAAAAAACAGACGACTCAACTCAAAGAATACTTGGTTCATCAATCGGGGCAATACCAAAAACAAGAAGAAGTGGAGCGTTCCAAGGCAGCTGCGCCAAACACGCCTCCCAAGAAAAAATTAGAACCTAAATACAAATTTTAGTTGCTGTTTAACTCATGGAAATTAAAGCCTCTCAACAAACGATTTTGGAATTTTTGGCTCAATGCAAGTTTTTGACTGTCTCGCAAATGATGGCTTTGGGAATCAAAAAGGACAGAGCCAACCTGAACCGCGAACTCAAAGCCATGCGCCATTGGAACAAACCGCCGATAGCACACAAAAACTTTGGGGCAGACCCAGTGGCAGGCAAATTGGAGTCGGTGCATTACCTGACGGCTGCGGGTGAAAAACTATTGCAGGAACATACGGATATAGTTCAAATCAGAAGGCCGATGGGAGACAGCACCCTTTTTTACAAGGACTATAAACACCGCAAGCATACCATTGATATTCAGGTATCTTTGCTTCAGCAGCAGTTGCAAGGCAAAGGCAATTTGCTGTTGTTCGATACTTATTTTGACCAAGAGGGCAACAACAGAACGCAGGCTAATGCCCGCAGTAAGACCAAGTTGGTACTTTCGGACAACTCATTTTTGATTGCCGATGCGGTAATTGTTTGGGATAATAATACTGATTATCAGGTATATGCCTTAGAAATGTATAATGGAAAAGATACGGGAAGAGTGGAAAGGGCTTTGTGGCAACACGCTCAGGCTTTATCGGAGGGGGTGTTGGTGGATTTGCTCCTACCGCGTTTTCCGCACATTAAAGGTTACCAAATTTTGTGCGTATTTGAACATGCCAGTTGCCAACAAGCCA comes from Flexibacter flexilis DSM 6793 and encodes:
- a CDS encoding helix-turn-helix domain-containing protein; the encoded protein is MQKVGERIRKLRELRNYTQEYIADKLEISQQQYSNIEKGLFDISLKKLYKISEVLEVSPATILEFDAQVIFNNYAEKSHQNNKPIYYSIDEKIENLYKDKIKLLEEKILWLEKQNKGQ
- a CDS encoding type IV secretory system conjugative DNA transfer family protein, whose protein sequence is MVTRSDILAITYRVSQLPDSDAATTLPIGQTIPAEFFEVIQTAFLLHTQSIDKQLSNKNISTTKRYQLLAYRGFNYQEFLTLWDKSIPVENTKLHPIFEVLMLATQAQRKAFISSYQPDEISYIQALIQLHSPIIPLFFYPLPARLLVGNLMKHTYISGQSGSGKSEIMKLIWYGLQTKSSGKENGKYSLVFIDPHGDISRELLALHLNLEEKERLIFFDPFLSNDKFPVLNPLETNNKSLSFVDTLAQSISSALQELWPSAEMTLQMQTLLIPCIATLLLDENRSLKDLQNFMQNDPALLALGKQSPFPAHRQFFETAFLNKSYEHTKAGIYTRIQSLLNNAGFYRATTGRSTVHLEKAINEGKIIIVRFTKDKGEEASRAFNKLLIARLQSIVLSRSDQVKEQRKSCFLFIDEFQNYLSPSIGLILEESRKFGLHLVIANQNLGQISDTRLLRTILSNTFTKIVGANGFKDLKDFSAEIGVKVTQLQQLPPYKFYCKSGTNPAFVFDPAAFLVGHQPPFFLDKKQTTQLKEYLVHQSGQYQKQEEVERSKAAAPNTPPKKKLEPKYKF
- a CDS encoding replication-relaxation family protein; translation: MEIKASQQTILEFLAQCKFLTVSQMMALGIKKDRANLNRELKAMRHWNKPPIAHKNFGADPVAGKLESVHYLTAAGEKLLQEHTDIVQIRRPMGDSTLFYKDYKHRKHTIDIQVSLLQQQLQGKGNLLLFDTYFDQEGNNRTQANARSKTKLVLSDNSFLIADAVIVWDNNTDYQVYALEMYNGKDTGRVERALWQHAQALSEGVLVDLLLPRFPHIKGYQILCVFEHASCQQATWERLSQNPAYENLRGYFLAKSLQEIQANGFFGNWQSF